A window of the Microplitis mediator isolate UGA2020A chromosome 5, iyMicMedi2.1, whole genome shotgun sequence genome harbors these coding sequences:
- the LOC130667453 gene encoding suppressor of hairless protein: MPHQFGLPAMAHGMQSPPSPTAVMSAYPRYSSTVYRADHQDQRLTREAMERYLRDRSDMVIVILHAKVAQKSYGNEKRFFCPPPCIYLFGDGWRMRQEQMLREGESEQSAQLCAFIGIGNSDQDMQQLDLNNGKQYCAAKTLYISDSDKRKHFMLSVKMFYGSGHDIGVFHSKRIKVISKPSKKKQSLKNADLCIASGTKVALFNRLRSQTVSTRYLHVENGNFHASSTQWGAFTIHLLDDNESESEEFQVRDGYVHYGSTVKLVCSVTGMALPRLVIRKVDKQMASLEADDPVSQLHKCAFYMKDTDHMYLCLSQERIIQFQATPCPKEANKEMINDGACWTIISTDKAEYQFFEGMGPVRSPVTPVPLVHSLHLNGGGDVAMLELKGDNFTPNLQVWFGDVEAETMYRCQEIMLCVVPDISLFRGEWLWVRQPTQVPVSLVRNDGIIYATGLTFTYTPEPGPRPHCPPADEIMRAPRAMPHHNQASMPPAIADVPWNSHHPPTQPGL, translated from the coding sequence atgcctCATCAATTCGGTCTACCAGCAATGGCACATGGTATGCAATCGCCACCCTCGCCGACAGCTGTTATGTCGGCGTACCCACGTTACAGCTCAACAGTTTACCGTGCAGATCATCAAGATCAGCGGCTAACACGCGAGGCCATGGAACGTTATCTCCGTGATCGCAGTGACATGGTCATCGTTATTCTCCATGCCAAAGTTGCTCAAAAATCATACGGTAACGAGAAACGTTTTTTCTGTCCGCCACCTTGTATATATCTCTTTGGAGATGGCTGGAGAATGCGCCAGGAACAAATGCTCAGAGAGGGTGAGAGTGAACAGTCGGCTCAACTTTGCGCTTTCATTGGAATTGGTAATTCTGATCAGGACATGCAGCAACTGGATCTCAATAATGGCAAGCAGTATTGCGCTGCTAAAACACTTTACATATCAGACTCGGACAAGAGGAAGCATTTTATGCTGTCGGTTAAAATGTTCTACGGCAGTGGACACGACATTGGTGTTTTCCAcagtaaaagaataaaagttatttcgaaACCGTCGAAGAAAAAACAGTCATTAAAAAATGCTGATCTGTGTATTGCGAGTGGTACCAAGGTTGCGCTGTTTAATCGACTACGCTCGCAAACTGTCAGCACCCGTTATCTACACGTGGAAAATGGTAATTTTCACGCAAGCTCAACTCAGTGGGGTGCGTTTACGATCCATTTGCTGGATGACAATGAGAGCGAGTCTGAGGAGTTTCAAGTTCGTGATGGATACGTCCATTATGGGAGTACTGTTAAGCTCGTCTGCTCGGTTACGGGCATGGCATTACCACGTCTAGTTATTAGGAAGGTAGATAAACAAATGGCGAGTCTCGAGGCTGATGATCCGGTATCGCAACTCCACAAATGCGCGTTTTACATGAAAGATACCGATCATATGTACTTGTGTCTATCTCAGGAACGTATCATTCAGTTCCAAGCTACGCCTTGCCCTAAAGAAGCTaataaagaaatgataaatgaCGGCGCGTGTTGGACGATTATCAGCACTGATAAAGCTGagtatcaattttttgaaggaaTGGGTCCTGTACGGTCACCAGTAACTCCGGTCCCACTTGTCCACAGTCTTCATTTAAATGGTGGCGGGGATGTTGCAATGCTTGAGCTGAAAGGTGATAATTTTACGCCAAATTTACAGGTTTGGTTTGGCGACGTTGAGGCTGAGACAATGTACAGGTGCCAGGAAATAATGCTGTGCGTTGTACCTGACATTTCTCTATTTCGCGGCGAGTGGCTGTGGGTACGGCAGCCCACACAAGTACCCGTTTCTCTTGTCCGCAATGACGGAATTATTTATGCCACTGGTTTGACCTTCACGTATACGCCGGAACCTGGACCAAGGCCGCACTGTCCACCGGCTGATGAAATAATGAGAGCGCCTAGAGCGATGCCGCATCATAATCAAGCGAGCATGCCACCAGCTATTGCTGACGTACCCTGGAATTCGCACCATCCACCAACTCAACCAGGTCTTTGA